The Halalkalicoccus subterraneus genome contains the following window.
TACTTCGCCCTGCAGGGCGACTGGCACCGGCTCGTCGACAGCGAGGAGTTTCGCTTCTACATCGCGTTGCTCGGGCTGCTTGGCGCGATCACCGTCGCGTTGCTCTTCTTCGACGAGTCGTACACGGGCGGTATCGAGTCGACGATGCGCCACTCGGTGTTCAACACCGTCTCGATCATGACGACGACGGGCTACGCGAACGCGAACTACGACCTCTGGGAATCGGGCGCGAAACACGTCCTGTTTCTCGCGATGTTCATCGGCGGGATGGCCGGTTCGACCACCTGCTCGATCAAGACGCTGCGCTGGCTCGTCGTCATCAAGGGGTTTCGCCGTGATCTGTTCACCTCGATCCATCCCGAGGCGATCCGCCCGGTGCGCTTGAGCGGCGAGGTCGTCGACGAGGAGACCATCCGCGACATCTACGCGTTCACACTGGTGAACCTCTTGATCTTCGCGACGGCGACGGTCTTCATCGTCGTCGACGGCGCCCGTGTCGGGCTCGCGCTGAGCGAGTTCGACGCGATGGGCGCGGCCGCGGCGACCTTCCTCAACATCGGGCCGGCCTTCGGCATCGCGGGTCCCTTCGGCACCTACGAGGCGTTCCCGACGACGACGAAGCTCGTGATGATCGTCCTGATGTGGATCGGGCGTATCGAGATCGTCCCGGTGCTCGTGTTGTTCACGCGGGCGTTCTGGAAATAGGCACCCTCAGCCGATCGCCGCGGTCACGGCGTCGACCACGTCGGTGCGGGCGAAGACCACGACGTGATCGCCGGCCTCGATCCGGGTGTCCCCGCGCGGGATGATACACTCCTCCTCGCGGGTGATCGCGCCGATGACGACGGCGTTCGGAAGTTCGGCCATCGAATCCTGCAGGGTTCGGCCCGCGAGAACGCTGTCCTCGTCGATCTCGATCTCGAGGACCTCCGCCCGGTCGTTGTGGATGAGCGAGATGTTCTCGGCGCGGCCCTGGTGGGTGAATCGGGTGATCTCCTCGGCGACCACCTCGCGGGGGTTGACCGCGGCGTCGACGCCGACCGCCTCGAAGAGGTCGACGTAGTCGCCGTGTTCGACGACGGCGACCGCCCGGTTGGCTCCGAGCTGTTTCGCGAGCAGCGAGATCAGCAGGTTCGTCTCGTCGTGGGTCAGCGCGGCGATCACCACGTCGGCCTCGTCGATGTGCTCGCGCGAGAGGAACTCGATGTCCGTCGCGTCGCTCTCCATGACGACGGTGTTTGGGAGTCGCTCCGCGAGGTCGCGCGCCCGGTCGTAGTCCTCCTCGATGAGCCGGGGTTTCAGTCCCCGCTCCTCGAACATCTTCGCGACCTGGTAGCCGACCTCGCTTCCGCCGACGATGACGATCTCCTCCGTGGAATCCGGCGTGGCCTCGGGCGAGAGTTCGGTTCCGAAGCGCTGGACGCTCTCGGGGCTGCCGA
Protein-coding sequences here:
- the trkA gene encoding Trk system potassium transporter TrkA, with product MRVIIIGAGEVGSSIAAGLASTHDVVVIDIDGERVDDLTYSLDVLAIQGDGTSLSALEKAGIGEADMLIASTDNDETNIVACSAAKAIGDVFTIARVKKPDLLETWNRSDKAFGVDFMVCTDLLSAQAIVTIVGLPAARDADPFAGGTVQMAEFEIPEDSPVTGQTVAEADRFDSLTFVGLLRGDEVEIARGKTELLAGDYVVVIGSPESVQRFGTELSPEATPDSTEEIVIVGGSEVGYQVAKMFEERGLKPRLIEEDYDRARDLAERLPNTVVMESDATDIEFLSREHIDEADVVIAALTHDETNLLISLLAKQLGANRAVAVVEHGDYVDLFEAVGVDAAVNPREVVAEEITRFTHQGRAENISLIHNDRAEVLEIEIDEDSVLAGRTLQDSMAELPNAVVIGAITREEECIIPRGDTRIEAGDHVVVFARTDVVDAVTAAIG